A genome region from Anaerolineales bacterium includes the following:
- a CDS encoding secondary thiamine-phosphate synthase enzyme YjbQ, translating into MVHSHILKLSTSGQAEVHDITDGVRAAIEQSGIRDGIACVFTASSTSGLTTLEFEPGAVEDLRRALDRLAPPEAEYLHNQRWGDGNGHAHLRAALLGPSLSLPVVEGRPLLGTWQQVIFIDFDVRPRRREIRVQVVGDPE; encoded by the coding sequence ATGGTCCACAGCCACATCCTCAAGCTATCGACGAGCGGCCAGGCCGAGGTGCACGATATCACCGACGGCGTGCGGGCCGCCATCGAGCAGAGCGGCATCCGCGACGGCATCGCCTGCGTCTTCACCGCCTCATCTACCAGCGGCCTGACAACGCTGGAGTTCGAGCCCGGCGCCGTCGAGGACCTGCGGCGCGCCCTGGACCGGCTGGCACCACCCGAGGCCGAGTACCTGCACAACCAGCGCTGGGGGGACGGCAACGGCCACGCTCATCTGCGGGCGGCGCTGCTGGGGCCCTCGCTGTCGTTGCCGGTCGTCGAGGGCCGCCCCCTTCTCGGCACCTGGCAACAGGTGATCTTCATCGATTTCGACGTCCGCCCCCGCCGGCGCGAGATCCGGGTGCAGGTGGTCGGCGACCC